Proteins from a single region of Hypomesus transpacificus isolate Combined female chromosome 9, fHypTra1, whole genome shotgun sequence:
- the nisch gene encoding nischarin isoform X1 — MESVTFEDVERKVFIVGSELVENYTVYIIEVIDRDHKWTVKHRYSDFHDLHEKLTAEKKVDKHLLPPKKMIGKNSKSLVEKRQKELEVYLQTVLLRFPIAAPKVLSCFLHFHQYEINGITAALAEDLFHKGEHLLVAGEVFTLQPLQLYAITQQLRLAKPTCSNGDAKADLGHILDFTCRLKYLKITGTRGEVGSSNIQEHSLTFDLSIFKALVQIEISECSSKQINGLPSLKSSLATMSIHHSAETMMDILVPEAFEFPQWEADELETDCPVTAVIPAWKTLTTLDMSHNHISRIDDSVKLIPKVEFLDLSYNSLSLVENLQHLYNLIHLDLSYNKLTVLEGVHTKLGNIKTLNLAGNQLDSLVGLSKLYSLVNLDLSGNKLGQLEEIRNIGALPCLEKLSLTNNPMCIIPDYRTKVLAQFWDRASEVCLDCTAPTEKELDTVEVLKAIQKAKEAKDRMANTEKKTGEEARPSGSGALQPSSSSHSAAPCSPSLAQPASSSQAMKCKEEAFVTQNILTPVDHALTQRCYNVTNLSCEDKLQLMSQQSCEISSNQQNRFGSSSCCCCAEDRNLAETCDITPVLPLHLQSYTTSNQDYMTQLCCRIATALWEQKKERRGSKQRGEALPGGEGTELGSPSPSSGDGYFEMGLGEVEEGSGCFGSSLGAPPEDEPQDGAAEVVRITRGTWCHCVRVGEVVEQCSACVVLTDRLLVVLQAPAKDPPQDLKLFTDSLVADCLVPYSDIEAAQFDIPDTCLSLRVKMRDTQWHFFSDAQSLKEIHADICTLAPPPSGVPDGPAPPSRFLRQLLNSWELDDSDSIHGGYAAHLLDPETMAPGPPGDQGRSSENPLQADILSHLAPAQVGGDPRSVPCVLFLTPRHLCLLKVDFAARKGGLEGPEAVRRSSDSKLTRVPLASVLLYPGLNPQQGCAVGCSHRGHRYRDGHVLELLVGPRGVAAVFPLAHDKLLFQAQLGQLRSALRDVKTAAFLRTNHGLRSSGRHAASTPTKASQRVSLNSVPEGVQRPHLTLSLVYPNDPLIQKLSEENQCPSHLTLSPALTLFSGLQGHELLEFFHNNIGEVENEELKHISWLSVVFYKSPDVEVTSCVMLSTKALYFLLDDSAAALSDQRSVWDWSQCDQRHPDLLMSYCLAMKLSDLQSVNVGLFDQYFRVVGSSADHILCCLTRDSYGTHHFLQQLMTVLSLLEKAPSPEPSEQDFYTQFGNKSTGKMQNYELVHSSRVKFIYPSEEEIGDLTFIVAERKSPAGALCSFNILLYVLVFQVQTTGTGPGSPLPPGSPPNQQPLLRPKTLILTSTDVFLLDEDYISYPLPDFAKEPPSRDKYQLTDARRIRDLDRVLMGYQTYPQALTLVFDDVPGPDLLCHLTMDHFGGEELRERGGAVCGAESEVQWCIYVPGADSRERLICLLARQWEALCSRELPVELTG; from the exons ATGGAATCTGTCACCTTCGAGGATGTTGAGAGAAAAGTCTTCATCGTTGGATCGGAACTTGTAGAAAATTATACC GTGTACATCATTGAAGTAATTGATAGAGACCACAAATGGACCGTAAAGCATCGCTACAGTGACTTCCATGATTTGCACGAGAAA CTGACagctgagaagaaggttgataAACACCTATTACCACCCAAAAAGATGATTGGTAAAAATTCAAAGAGCCTGGTGGAGAAGAGGCAGAAGGAACTTGAAGTCTACCTACAAACAGTGCTCCTTAGATTTCCTATAGCTGCCCCTAAGGTCCTGTCCTGTTTTTTGCATTTCCACCAATAT GAAATAAATGGAATCACAGCTGCCCTGGCAGAAGACTTATTCCACAAAG GAGAGCATCTGCTTGTGGCTGGGGAGGTGTTCACCCTGCAGCCCCTACAGCTCTATGCCATCACACAACAGCTGAGGCTGGCCAAGCCAACCTGCTCCAATGGAGATGCCAAGGCAGACCTGGGGCATATACTGGACTTCACTTGCCGGCTTAAATATCTGAAG ATTACAGGAACGAGAGGGGAAGTGGGGTCCAGTAATATCCAAGAACACtccttgacctttgacctctccaTCTTCAAAGCACTTGTACAGATTGAG ATAAGTGAATGCAGTTCAAAGCAGATCAATGGACTGCCTTCCTTGAAGTCCAGCTTGGCCACCATGAGCATCCACCATTCAGCGGAAACAATGATG GACATCCTGGTCCCAGAGGCATTTGAGTTCCCTCAGTGGGAAGCAGATGAGTTGGAGACGGACTGTCCAGTAACTGCCGTCATCCCAGCATGGAAGACCCTCACCACTCTGGACATGAGCCACAATCACATCAGTCGCATCGATGATTCAGTG AAATTGATACCAAAAGTTGAATTCTTGGACCTCAGTTACAACAGTCTCTCTCTTGTGGAGAACCTTCAA CACCTGTACAACCTCATTCACCTGGACTTATCTTACAATAAGCTAACCGTTCTGGAGGGGGTGCATACAAAGCTTGGGAACATTAAGACCTTGAACCTGGCAGGAAACCAACTAGACAGTCTTGTGGGACTCAGTAAACTCTACTCCCTTGTCAACTTGGATCTGAGTGGCAACAAATTGggacag CTGGAAGAGATCAGGAACATTGGAGCCCTCCCATGTTTGGAGAAGCTCAGCCTGACCAACAATCCCATGTGCATCATCCCAGACTACAGGACGAAGGTTCTGGCCCAGTTCTGGGACCGTGCTTCAGAG GTATGCTTGGACTGCACTGCACCGACAGAGAAAGAGCTGGACACCGTCGAAGTGTTGAAAGCCATTCAGAAAGCCAAGGAGGCCAAGGACAGAATGGCAAACACTGAAAAAAAG ACCGGTGAGGAGGCCAGGCCGTCTGGCAGCggagccctccagccctcctcctcctctcactctgcagctccctgctctccctccctcgcccagccagccagctccaGCCAAG CAATGAAATGTAAAGAAGAAGCCTTTGTTACCCAAAATATATTGACTCCTGTGGATCATGCACTTACCCAGCGATGCTATAATGTAACCAATTTGTCTTGTGAGGACAAACTGCAG CTTATGAGCCAGCAGTCATGTGAAATTTCCAGCAACCAGCAGAATAGGTTTGGGAGCAGCAG ctgctgctgttgtgcCGAGGACAGAAACCTGGCGGAAACCTGCGACATCACAccagtcctccccctccacttgCAGTCCTACACCACCTCCAACCAGGACTACATGACCCAGCTCTGCTGCCGCATCGCCACAGCGCTGTGGGagcagaagaaggagaggagggggtccaagcagaggggggaggctcTCCCCGGTGGGGAGGGGACAGAGCTaggcagccccagccccagctctggGGACGGCTACTTTGAGATGGGGCTGGGGGAAGTGGAGGAAGGTTCCGGCTGTTTCGGGTCCTCTCTTGGCGCGCCCCCCGAGGACGAACCCCAAGATGGCGCCGCCGAGGTGGTCCGCATCACCCGGGGGACGTGGTGCCACTGTGTCCGAGTCGGCGAAGTTGTAGAGCAGTGTTCGGCCTGTGTGGTTCTGACAGACAGGCTGCTGGTGGTGCTACAGGCCCCTGCGAAGGATCCCCCTCAGGACCTGAAGCTCTTCACCGATAGTCTGGTGGCTGACTGTTTAGTGCCGTACTCAGACATAGAGGCTGCCCAGTTTGACATACCAGACACCTGTCTCAGCCTGAGGGTGAAGATGAGAGACACGCAGTGGCACTTCTTCTCCGACGCCCAGAGTTTGAAAGAGATCCACGCGGACATTTGCACGCTGGCGCCGCCTCCCTCAGGGGTGCCCGACGGTCCCGCCCCCCCCTCGCGTTTCCTGCGTCAGCTGTTGAACTCCTGGGAGCTCGACGACAGCGACTCCATCCACGGCGGCTACGCGGCCCACCTGTTAGACCCGGAGACGATGGCCCCCGGGCCGCCGGGCGACCAGGGCCGCAGCAGTGAGAACCCCTTACAGGCAGACATCCTCTCCCACCTCGCACCAGCCCAGGTGGGGGGAGACCCCCGCAGTGTCCCCTGTGTGCTCTTCCTGACCCCGCGGCACCTGTGCTTGCTGAAGGTGGACTTTGCGGCCAGGAAGGGAGGTCTGGAGGGGCCGGAGGCCGTCCGGCGCTCCTCCGACAGCAAGCTGACCCGCGTGCCCCTGGCCTCGGTCCTGCTCTACCCCGGGCTGAACCCCCAGCAGGGCTGCGCCGTCGGGTGCTCCCACCGGGGGCACCGCTACCGGGACGGCCACGTGCTGGAGCTCCTGGTCGGCCCGCGGGGAGTCGCCGCCGTCTTCCCTCTGGCGCATGACAAGCTCCTGTTCCAGGCGCAGCTCGGCCAGCTGCGCTCCGCCCTGAGGGACGTCAAGACCGCGGCCTTCCTTCGGACCAATCACGGCCTGCGCTCCAGCGGCCGTCACgctgcctccacccccaccaaggCCAGTCAGAGGGTGTCCCTGAACAG tGTCCCAGAGGGTGTCCAGAGGCCCCACCTGACCCTGTCCCTAGTCTACCCCAACGACCCTCTGATCCAGAAGCTGTCAGAGGAGAACCAGTGTCCCTCTCATCTAACATTGTCTCCAGCCCTGACTCTATTCTCTGGACTCCAGGGCCACGAGCTACTAGAGTTTTTCCACAACAACATCGGAGAG GTCGAGAACGAGGAGCTGAAGCACATCTCGTGGTTGTCCGTGGTGTTCTACAAGTCCCCAGACGTCGAAGTGACTTCCTGTGTCATGCTGTCGACTAAAGCCCTCTACTTCCTCCTGGACGACTCGGCGGCTGCTCTCTCTGACCAACGAT CAGTGTGGGACTGGAGTCAATGTGACCAGAGACACCCAGACCTCCTCATGTCCTACTGCCTGGCCATGAAGCTCAGTGACCTGCAGAGTGTCAACGTGGGACTGTTTGACCAGTACTTCAGAGTTGTGG GGTCTTCAGCAGACCACATCCTCTGCTGTCTGACTCGAGACAGCTACGGCACCCACCACTTCCTCCAGCAGCTGATGACGGTGCTGTCTCTACTAGAGAAAGCCCCTTCCCCTGAACCCTCCGAACAAGACTTCTACACTCAGTTTGGGAACAAAAGCACTG GGAAGATGCAGAACTACGAGCTGGTCCACTCCAGCAGGGTGAAGTTTATTTACCCCAGCGAAGAGGAGATCGGGGACCTCACCTTCATCGTGGCTGAGAGGAAGAGTCCGGCTGGTGCCTTGTGCTCCTTCAATATCCTGCTCTACGTGCTGGTTTTCCAGGTCCAGACCACGGGCACCGGTCcaggctcccccctccccccagggtcACCTCCAAACCAGCAGCCTCTCCTCCGGCCCAAAACCCTCATCCTCACCAGCACAGATGTCTTTCTGCTGGACGAAGATTACATCAGCTACCCGCTGCCAGACTTTGCCAAGGAACCCCCGTCTAGGGACAAGTACCAGCTTACAGACGCCCGCAGGATCCGGGACCTCGACCGAGTTCTGATGGGTTACCAGACATACCCACAAGCGCTGACCCTGGTGTTTGACGACGTGCCCGGTCCTGACCTGCTCTGCCACCTGACCATGGACCACTTTGgaggggaggagctgagggagaggggaggggctgtgtgCGGGGCGGAGAGTGAGGTGCAGTGGTGTATCTATGTCCCTGGGGccgacagcagagagagactcaTCTGTCTCCTGGCCCGCCAGTGGGAGGCGCTCTGTAGCAGGGAGCTCCCTGTCGAGCTGACTGGTTGA
- the nisch gene encoding nischarin isoform X2 → MESVTFEDVERKVFIVGSELVENYTVYIIEVIDRDHKWTVKHRYSDFHDLHEKLTAEKKVDKHLLPPKKMIGKNSKSLVEKRQKELEVYLQTVLLRFPIAAPKVLSCFLHFHQYEINGITAALAEDLFHKGEHLLVAGEVFTLQPLQLYAITQQLRLAKPTCSNGDAKADLGHILDFTCRLKYLKITGTRGEVGSSNIQEHSLTFDLSIFKALVQIEISECSSKQINGLPSLKSSLATMSIHHSAETMMDILVPEAFEFPQWEADELETDCPVTAVIPAWKTLTTLDMSHNHISRIDDSVKLIPKVEFLDLSYNSLSLVENLQHLYNLIHLDLSYNKLTVLEGVHTKLGNIKTLNLAGNQLDSLVGLSKLYSLVNLDLSGNKLGQLEEIRNIGALPCLEKLSLTNNPMCIIPDYRTKVLAQFWDRASEVCLDCTAPTEKELDTVEVLKAIQKAKEAKDRMANTEKKTGEEARPSGSGALQPSSSSHSAAPCSPSLAQPASSSQAMKCKEEAFVTQNILTPVDHALTQRCYNVTNLSCEDKLQLMSQQSCEISSNQQNRFGSSSCCCCAEDRNLAETCDITPVLPLHLQSYTTSNQDYMTQLCCRIATALWEQKKERRGSKQRGEALPGGEGTELGSPSPSSGDGYFEMGLGEVEEGSGCFGSSLGAPPEDEPQDGAAEVVRITRGTWCHCVRVGEVVEQCSACVVLTDRLLVVLQAPAKDPPQDLKLFTDSLVADCLVPYSDIEAAQFDIPDTCLSLRVKMRDTQWHFFSDAQSLKEIHADICTLAPPPSGVPDGPAPPSRFLRQLLNSWELDDSDSIHGGYAAHLLDPETMAPGPPGDQGRSSENPLQADILSHLAPAQVGGDPRSVPCVLFLTPRHLCLLKVDFAARKGGLEGPEAVRRSSDSKLTRVPLASVLLYPGLNPQQGCAVGCSHRGHRYRDGHVLELLVGPRGVAAVFPLAHDKLLFQAQLGQLRSALRDVKTAAFLRTNHGLRSSGRHAASTPTKASQRVSLNSVPEGVQRPHLTLSLVYPNDPLIQKLSEENQCPSHLTLSPALTLFSGLQGHELLEFFHNNIGEVENEELKHISWLSVVFYKSPDVEVTSCVMLSTKALYFLLDDSAAALSDQRLWDWSQCDQRHPDLLMSYCLAMKLSDLQSVNVGLFDQYFRVVGSSADHILCCLTRDSYGTHHFLQQLMTVLSLLEKAPSPEPSEQDFYTQFGNKSTGKMQNYELVHSSRVKFIYPSEEEIGDLTFIVAERKSPAGALCSFNILLYVLVFQVQTTGTGPGSPLPPGSPPNQQPLLRPKTLILTSTDVFLLDEDYISYPLPDFAKEPPSRDKYQLTDARRIRDLDRVLMGYQTYPQALTLVFDDVPGPDLLCHLTMDHFGGEELRERGGAVCGAESEVQWCIYVPGADSRERLICLLARQWEALCSRELPVELTG, encoded by the exons ATGGAATCTGTCACCTTCGAGGATGTTGAGAGAAAAGTCTTCATCGTTGGATCGGAACTTGTAGAAAATTATACC GTGTACATCATTGAAGTAATTGATAGAGACCACAAATGGACCGTAAAGCATCGCTACAGTGACTTCCATGATTTGCACGAGAAA CTGACagctgagaagaaggttgataAACACCTATTACCACCCAAAAAGATGATTGGTAAAAATTCAAAGAGCCTGGTGGAGAAGAGGCAGAAGGAACTTGAAGTCTACCTACAAACAGTGCTCCTTAGATTTCCTATAGCTGCCCCTAAGGTCCTGTCCTGTTTTTTGCATTTCCACCAATAT GAAATAAATGGAATCACAGCTGCCCTGGCAGAAGACTTATTCCACAAAG GAGAGCATCTGCTTGTGGCTGGGGAGGTGTTCACCCTGCAGCCCCTACAGCTCTATGCCATCACACAACAGCTGAGGCTGGCCAAGCCAACCTGCTCCAATGGAGATGCCAAGGCAGACCTGGGGCATATACTGGACTTCACTTGCCGGCTTAAATATCTGAAG ATTACAGGAACGAGAGGGGAAGTGGGGTCCAGTAATATCCAAGAACACtccttgacctttgacctctccaTCTTCAAAGCACTTGTACAGATTGAG ATAAGTGAATGCAGTTCAAAGCAGATCAATGGACTGCCTTCCTTGAAGTCCAGCTTGGCCACCATGAGCATCCACCATTCAGCGGAAACAATGATG GACATCCTGGTCCCAGAGGCATTTGAGTTCCCTCAGTGGGAAGCAGATGAGTTGGAGACGGACTGTCCAGTAACTGCCGTCATCCCAGCATGGAAGACCCTCACCACTCTGGACATGAGCCACAATCACATCAGTCGCATCGATGATTCAGTG AAATTGATACCAAAAGTTGAATTCTTGGACCTCAGTTACAACAGTCTCTCTCTTGTGGAGAACCTTCAA CACCTGTACAACCTCATTCACCTGGACTTATCTTACAATAAGCTAACCGTTCTGGAGGGGGTGCATACAAAGCTTGGGAACATTAAGACCTTGAACCTGGCAGGAAACCAACTAGACAGTCTTGTGGGACTCAGTAAACTCTACTCCCTTGTCAACTTGGATCTGAGTGGCAACAAATTGggacag CTGGAAGAGATCAGGAACATTGGAGCCCTCCCATGTTTGGAGAAGCTCAGCCTGACCAACAATCCCATGTGCATCATCCCAGACTACAGGACGAAGGTTCTGGCCCAGTTCTGGGACCGTGCTTCAGAG GTATGCTTGGACTGCACTGCACCGACAGAGAAAGAGCTGGACACCGTCGAAGTGTTGAAAGCCATTCAGAAAGCCAAGGAGGCCAAGGACAGAATGGCAAACACTGAAAAAAAG ACCGGTGAGGAGGCCAGGCCGTCTGGCAGCggagccctccagccctcctcctcctctcactctgcagctccctgctctccctccctcgcccagccagccagctccaGCCAAG CAATGAAATGTAAAGAAGAAGCCTTTGTTACCCAAAATATATTGACTCCTGTGGATCATGCACTTACCCAGCGATGCTATAATGTAACCAATTTGTCTTGTGAGGACAAACTGCAG CTTATGAGCCAGCAGTCATGTGAAATTTCCAGCAACCAGCAGAATAGGTTTGGGAGCAGCAG ctgctgctgttgtgcCGAGGACAGAAACCTGGCGGAAACCTGCGACATCACAccagtcctccccctccacttgCAGTCCTACACCACCTCCAACCAGGACTACATGACCCAGCTCTGCTGCCGCATCGCCACAGCGCTGTGGGagcagaagaaggagaggagggggtccaagcagaggggggaggctcTCCCCGGTGGGGAGGGGACAGAGCTaggcagccccagccccagctctggGGACGGCTACTTTGAGATGGGGCTGGGGGAAGTGGAGGAAGGTTCCGGCTGTTTCGGGTCCTCTCTTGGCGCGCCCCCCGAGGACGAACCCCAAGATGGCGCCGCCGAGGTGGTCCGCATCACCCGGGGGACGTGGTGCCACTGTGTCCGAGTCGGCGAAGTTGTAGAGCAGTGTTCGGCCTGTGTGGTTCTGACAGACAGGCTGCTGGTGGTGCTACAGGCCCCTGCGAAGGATCCCCCTCAGGACCTGAAGCTCTTCACCGATAGTCTGGTGGCTGACTGTTTAGTGCCGTACTCAGACATAGAGGCTGCCCAGTTTGACATACCAGACACCTGTCTCAGCCTGAGGGTGAAGATGAGAGACACGCAGTGGCACTTCTTCTCCGACGCCCAGAGTTTGAAAGAGATCCACGCGGACATTTGCACGCTGGCGCCGCCTCCCTCAGGGGTGCCCGACGGTCCCGCCCCCCCCTCGCGTTTCCTGCGTCAGCTGTTGAACTCCTGGGAGCTCGACGACAGCGACTCCATCCACGGCGGCTACGCGGCCCACCTGTTAGACCCGGAGACGATGGCCCCCGGGCCGCCGGGCGACCAGGGCCGCAGCAGTGAGAACCCCTTACAGGCAGACATCCTCTCCCACCTCGCACCAGCCCAGGTGGGGGGAGACCCCCGCAGTGTCCCCTGTGTGCTCTTCCTGACCCCGCGGCACCTGTGCTTGCTGAAGGTGGACTTTGCGGCCAGGAAGGGAGGTCTGGAGGGGCCGGAGGCCGTCCGGCGCTCCTCCGACAGCAAGCTGACCCGCGTGCCCCTGGCCTCGGTCCTGCTCTACCCCGGGCTGAACCCCCAGCAGGGCTGCGCCGTCGGGTGCTCCCACCGGGGGCACCGCTACCGGGACGGCCACGTGCTGGAGCTCCTGGTCGGCCCGCGGGGAGTCGCCGCCGTCTTCCCTCTGGCGCATGACAAGCTCCTGTTCCAGGCGCAGCTCGGCCAGCTGCGCTCCGCCCTGAGGGACGTCAAGACCGCGGCCTTCCTTCGGACCAATCACGGCCTGCGCTCCAGCGGCCGTCACgctgcctccacccccaccaaggCCAGTCAGAGGGTGTCCCTGAACAG tGTCCCAGAGGGTGTCCAGAGGCCCCACCTGACCCTGTCCCTAGTCTACCCCAACGACCCTCTGATCCAGAAGCTGTCAGAGGAGAACCAGTGTCCCTCTCATCTAACATTGTCTCCAGCCCTGACTCTATTCTCTGGACTCCAGGGCCACGAGCTACTAGAGTTTTTCCACAACAACATCGGAGAG GTCGAGAACGAGGAGCTGAAGCACATCTCGTGGTTGTCCGTGGTGTTCTACAAGTCCCCAGACGTCGAAGTGACTTCCTGTGTCATGCTGTCGACTAAAGCCCTCTACTTCCTCCTGGACGACTCGGCGGCTGCTCTCTCTGACCAACGAT TGTGGGACTGGAGTCAATGTGACCAGAGACACCCAGACCTCCTCATGTCCTACTGCCTGGCCATGAAGCTCAGTGACCTGCAGAGTGTCAACGTGGGACTGTTTGACCAGTACTTCAGAGTTGTGG GGTCTTCAGCAGACCACATCCTCTGCTGTCTGACTCGAGACAGCTACGGCACCCACCACTTCCTCCAGCAGCTGATGACGGTGCTGTCTCTACTAGAGAAAGCCCCTTCCCCTGAACCCTCCGAACAAGACTTCTACACTCAGTTTGGGAACAAAAGCACTG GGAAGATGCAGAACTACGAGCTGGTCCACTCCAGCAGGGTGAAGTTTATTTACCCCAGCGAAGAGGAGATCGGGGACCTCACCTTCATCGTGGCTGAGAGGAAGAGTCCGGCTGGTGCCTTGTGCTCCTTCAATATCCTGCTCTACGTGCTGGTTTTCCAGGTCCAGACCACGGGCACCGGTCcaggctcccccctccccccagggtcACCTCCAAACCAGCAGCCTCTCCTCCGGCCCAAAACCCTCATCCTCACCAGCACAGATGTCTTTCTGCTGGACGAAGATTACATCAGCTACCCGCTGCCAGACTTTGCCAAGGAACCCCCGTCTAGGGACAAGTACCAGCTTACAGACGCCCGCAGGATCCGGGACCTCGACCGAGTTCTGATGGGTTACCAGACATACCCACAAGCGCTGACCCTGGTGTTTGACGACGTGCCCGGTCCTGACCTGCTCTGCCACCTGACCATGGACCACTTTGgaggggaggagctgagggagaggggaggggctgtgtgCGGGGCGGAGAGTGAGGTGCAGTGGTGTATCTATGTCCCTGGGGccgacagcagagagagactcaTCTGTCTCCTGGCCCGCCAGTGGGAGGCGCTCTGTAGCAGGGAGCTCCCTGTCGAGCTGACTGGTTGA
- the nisch gene encoding nischarin isoform X3 — translation MESVTFEDVERKVFIVGSELVENYTVYIIEVIDRDHKWTVKHRYSDFHDLHEKLTAEKKVDKHLLPPKKMIGKNSKSLVEKRQKELEVYLQTVLLRFPIAAPKVLSCFLHFHQYEINGITAALAEDLFHKGEHLLVAGEVFTLQPLQLYAITQQLRLAKPTCSNGDAKADLGHILDFTCRLKYLKITGTRGEVGSSNIQEHSLTFDLSIFKALVQIEISECSSKQINGLPSLKSSLATMSIHHSAETMMDILVPEAFEFPQWEADELETDCPVTAVIPAWKTLTTLDMSHNHISRIDDSVKLIPKVEFLDLSYNSLSLVENLQHLYNLIHLDLSYNKLTVLEGVHTKLGNIKTLNLAGNQLDSLVGLSKLYSLVNLDLSGNKLGQLEEIRNIGALPCLEKLSLTNNPMCIIPDYRTKVLAQFWDRASEVCLDCTAPTEKELDTVEVLKAIQKAKEAKDRMANTEKKTGEEARPSGSGALQPSSSSHSAAPCSPSLAQPASSSQGNNQ, via the exons ATGGAATCTGTCACCTTCGAGGATGTTGAGAGAAAAGTCTTCATCGTTGGATCGGAACTTGTAGAAAATTATACC GTGTACATCATTGAAGTAATTGATAGAGACCACAAATGGACCGTAAAGCATCGCTACAGTGACTTCCATGATTTGCACGAGAAA CTGACagctgagaagaaggttgataAACACCTATTACCACCCAAAAAGATGATTGGTAAAAATTCAAAGAGCCTGGTGGAGAAGAGGCAGAAGGAACTTGAAGTCTACCTACAAACAGTGCTCCTTAGATTTCCTATAGCTGCCCCTAAGGTCCTGTCCTGTTTTTTGCATTTCCACCAATAT GAAATAAATGGAATCACAGCTGCCCTGGCAGAAGACTTATTCCACAAAG GAGAGCATCTGCTTGTGGCTGGGGAGGTGTTCACCCTGCAGCCCCTACAGCTCTATGCCATCACACAACAGCTGAGGCTGGCCAAGCCAACCTGCTCCAATGGAGATGCCAAGGCAGACCTGGGGCATATACTGGACTTCACTTGCCGGCTTAAATATCTGAAG ATTACAGGAACGAGAGGGGAAGTGGGGTCCAGTAATATCCAAGAACACtccttgacctttgacctctccaTCTTCAAAGCACTTGTACAGATTGAG ATAAGTGAATGCAGTTCAAAGCAGATCAATGGACTGCCTTCCTTGAAGTCCAGCTTGGCCACCATGAGCATCCACCATTCAGCGGAAACAATGATG GACATCCTGGTCCCAGAGGCATTTGAGTTCCCTCAGTGGGAAGCAGATGAGTTGGAGACGGACTGTCCAGTAACTGCCGTCATCCCAGCATGGAAGACCCTCACCACTCTGGACATGAGCCACAATCACATCAGTCGCATCGATGATTCAGTG AAATTGATACCAAAAGTTGAATTCTTGGACCTCAGTTACAACAGTCTCTCTCTTGTGGAGAACCTTCAA CACCTGTACAACCTCATTCACCTGGACTTATCTTACAATAAGCTAACCGTTCTGGAGGGGGTGCATACAAAGCTTGGGAACATTAAGACCTTGAACCTGGCAGGAAACCAACTAGACAGTCTTGTGGGACTCAGTAAACTCTACTCCCTTGTCAACTTGGATCTGAGTGGCAACAAATTGggacag CTGGAAGAGATCAGGAACATTGGAGCCCTCCCATGTTTGGAGAAGCTCAGCCTGACCAACAATCCCATGTGCATCATCCCAGACTACAGGACGAAGGTTCTGGCCCAGTTCTGGGACCGTGCTTCAGAG GTATGCTTGGACTGCACTGCACCGACAGAGAAAGAGCTGGACACCGTCGAAGTGTTGAAAGCCATTCAGAAAGCCAAGGAGGCCAAGGACAGAATGGCAAACACTGAAAAAAAG ACCGGTGAGGAGGCCAGGCCGTCTGGCAGCggagccctccagccctcctcctcctctcactctgcagctccctgctctccctccctcgcccagccagccagctccaGCCAAGGTAATAAT CAATGA